One genomic segment of Euwallacea fornicatus isolate EFF26 chromosome 18, ASM4011564v1, whole genome shotgun sequence includes these proteins:
- the apolpp gene encoding apolipophorins isoform X2, with protein MDGNGQRRVPLGIVCLVLLVIGSVQTDETCRTGCKGGQAQTFKYAVGTTYKYTYEGKIDISLSSAEGQTTGTELKANVLLTQLPDCNQLLRLQNVQISGSNGKKFGAIPDIEKPIRINIHDGLLEDSICVVDGDNQNSINVKRAIASIFQASLKSNYETDVFGRCPTDLTSHKEGNVVVIRKTRSLNRCSYREHNRQDFLSTALNLNSEIKSSPILTGDYSAALKVKNGILDQASVTEDYLYVPFSVGKNGAKAQIVSKLHLSGTSKESPQAPVSKPRSIIFENPHPMMSPTTSTTVILNTVKEVAKTIDVVVSENTAKEFLNLLRVVRVSSKNNLLTAYNQVKGGVGVGDKDSAKRIYLDALLRAGSGEAVEALLELLDKKQLDEIDSKLVLLSLNVVRHATEGSLKAATHLLNIAQLPREAYLGIGNLAGRFCQQHSCENNAELKALTAKLLSKISPKLTTREQENDAVFALKALANIKQLNDAVIAKVTALAQNKNLANRIRVAALEAYLADSCKEKLRNSALLILQDFQQDSEVRIKAYLVLAQCPNAKIGSAVKTLLTKESSIQVGGFISSHIRALHASANPDKALAKQFLGFSIKKSFPIDPRKYSFSGEFSYSVDSLGLAASTEANVIYSQNSWLPRSTSLNLTAEVFGHNLNFLEIETRQENLDRLIEHYFGPKGALRPAVLLDIVKEGKLTCSKIAEYIQRKLETTLQRSRRDVSKAEIDHIAKQVQIKTNELNKDLDLDISLKAFGSEVLFLNVNQESRLTPEAIIDDIIAKFSKGLDKLQRFEETYRRNMNFLNAELDYPTSLGFPLRLAVEGSANIQIKAEGNIDLREIINNPDKGEFRAKIIPSVNIEVIGRLSLDALVVENGLKIISNLYSSTGTDLKVIWDKTSGFDLRVGLPVKEQKLVSATHELVFVTRDQGVREEESPLKFTQVKDFSICLDQLSPFIGLTFCAEVNGPNLEGNQIPLLPFPLAGDSKIAVTIENDDILEYSFRNSYKQSHVDFVFEAIGNNQQKKVVLDLQAESAPERYIKATFNAPEKTALAEARIVSTNVEKSLVVKLSLDQNEYYGKAGILVSGTPEKAAYKPILEYKTPQGQQPLPIAIDGQVVVEQSRQSIKYSFQNLKVADAQNQGIINGNLGRDAEGVYFGDVTLSNGVQSLGLQGRLQLVTALNLMKSIKFNVKVQNSINKNANFNLKGELKMQPSHYDATLQLIHGADLNSKTAILTFTTSFVNKFKDPTDFRFETKNSLTYPLLGVNGKFELEHTPKTLDYDVNLQYGELKLGSELEAKINEKAMGDFEVEFDLWGLDNKLEIKSKREVLPNEESKIHHSLELNGKKFELEGKVTHNIKPQNVDVGAELTVHVPSQAAPIKVSVALRINQEEVDTHAKITSGSEPFLDSFFKANRKGSANGSVKINIKGYLTVSGQLHANDGVGNGDVLIDIQGGKRQIKADTTFTIQPVQVFDVTVNLYPSYHKDKNLKILLSTQNKVSETSLDSRNKLNIAGYPLEVNVKGTRIGGQSSHKIDGELEITLPDRYFISRINNERQLQNDLITDQSHGSLEYRKNKNAPGYKLTFKSSLKDTNIKEGIIDAELNLSAEDGNGKNIISDFSLKTDKRGEEHQLSWTNKHHGSVLNKPLELHIMSKCKKGLTTQYEVRVSHGSANTLNVKGSHDLNSETKRGSLMVQLATVAESLKTLSVDLSGTLVNVKSDLPFQIQGQVNAQATNSKGSILDLKSGGNVHIGLVTGAVKGNFAINQVDPIAVEASYNVKEQQRGVSGTATVTYGKGQTLKGDFSLERSPNHQYKIIAGLQTPFEGYKTSKFEVNTRATKDYKQIASTVDLAVDSKNWKIENEVELSDLSPVINIKLTGSDGKLRQFYAKGNRISDKHFGAEVKIVNEEKAFLLDGSIDINVENLQKIIVKGQLHSPTLNFNKITLDAHSSGESNAQKIIISIKAAGKNYISGTWSYAAKDENGKYIVDGSGSLKVKEESRTGHFKYIFDKLEQAKDQEEGVRISFDATLGERALDTEFKVTNKHFKVQGSYCEQKKECAYVEIENKVDANDAENFNQILEINLDLRKLGLLHEFGLKAVTVRKGWLIDHTVDAHFQNQENSKYQYSFYLHPKDVAVSLTTPKRIVALEGKIVPLKNFREGGISSGELSFYLDKRNQANKKTAVTWLLDVDNKGKVKGEVKLSHPGLRKSLLGSFTAIRDGNPFNGKLDISVELDVFAHDNQKLVLSVKKAVTLELDSKAKGLSSITYSLQSKGLGVDIQGSEVISGDKVKKEFSYENKFIVNVGQAKFENVISHKWSPQEISGLIKLSNTVILKGIHKILITENDQTIESEVSSYDNTPLVGRLEIKNYNTLTYTVWVKNEPNKKLLLNAGLIPGQVADIRADRQNGGSKINLFYATLKLDEANFLKSEHKVDSKAIQDVLKSLKDRSVTFLGGLNGVGKDWTEEVKTKVQGIGETAKKAIPNLQPIKQYYSQELQKIKEEILSDKSIQALGEAIRQVVGSTITAITTLFEKLSQQIEEATVVLQKSFQEVIDAIEKKLIPQLKELGSKVLKGVNEAVQMVLSITLGVVAKASEILEKYQPELQELATTLGELFQDLGKLVYKVYDNSYENVKEVTTRIINEAKASPYLDRLKSEYNQFIKQNLPSSEALISSLREIFNTIKDVISPEFIIKEDVGLLLDSIANYAEQKLQNKDVDDLAALENIAQRIAVIVKKLVSLVTTEGGHRIPGGRLDTNSILPLSYLKNLPRLVAIKFSPVHYLFDQEVTTEVGKLLLTLVNKPKNLIPPFPLFGLVAQGTHVFTFDGKHITFPGKCNYLLARDAVNGNFTVAGSYKDGHLTSITLSDESGSVTLLQGGKVKANDKIVDLPRREPTLAAYRNYEVITLFTTAGVLIECPPDLIGCAVKVSGFYHGQIRGLLGNGNNEPFDDFTIPNGRIVTAEAQFINAYKLATSCADVTTAKQDEVKENSSCKKLFSWESSLRLCYPFVPVENFKTACALGLAANVKDTEQAIAKAYVTACQNRNIPVHVPDNLVQCTNGDKPYNVGDQFSVKLPGKSADIVIIVETTSGNQKLYEKLGTMLITEISADLRSKGVKDIEYHLITYGGQNQWPSHVTVNGKLTFTGKPPALKFSEEPPNIYDTKAISNPRVKEFAEELKTVVHDLSLATGLNLKTETYNDAYHYHFRANSLKSIIVLNEGPCEVGKFYALQKALAYTFTNRQIALNLFTALPSLSMKDSKKTKDVIGFNTQNVFALSQAKKHPKGSTEMHRDLSYDDYCVDFTLHNRGTTFVNENFLTLKDADQKQFAQVAALNIVDELITIEQGLDCECKFINPWTAVNTCKEAYSKDRPSKKV; from the exons ATGGACGGCAATGGTCAGAGACGGGTGCCTCTGGGCATAGTGTGCCTGGTGTTGTTAGTGATAGGAAGTGTACAAACTGATG aAACCTGCCGGACAGGATGCAAAGGCGGAC AGGCCCAAACTTTCAAATACGCAGTAGGAACCACATACAAATACACGTACGAGGGCAAAATCGACATCTCTCTGTCGTCTGCAGAAGGACAGACCACTGGCACCGAATTAAAGGCCAATGTATTATTGACCCAACTACCAGACTGTAACCAATTGCTTCGGCTGCAGAATGTGCAGATATCCGGATCAAATGGAAAG AAATTTGGTGCAATTCCTGACATCGAAAAACCCATAAGAATCAACATCCATGATGGGCTGCTCGAGGACAGCATTTGCGTTGTCGATGGAGACAACCAGAACTCCATTAACGTGAAAAGAGCAATAGCCTCGATTTTCCAGGCCTCGTTGAAATCCAACTACGAAACTGACGTTTTTGGAAGATGTCCCACTGATCTAACATCGCATAAAGAAGGAAATGTCGTTGTTATCAGGAAAACCAGGAGCCTCAATCGTTGCTCTTATCG AGAACACAACCGGCAAGACTTCCTCTCAACCGCTCTCAATCTGAACAGCGAAATCAAATCTAGCCCCATATTGACCGGGGACTACAGTGCCGCTTTGAAGGTCAAAAACGGAATTTTAGACCAAGCCTCTGTGACTGAAGATTACCTCTATGTACCGTTCTCTGTCGGCAAAAATGGAGCCAAAGCCCAGATTGTCAGCAAGTTGCATCTCAGTGGAACCTCCAAGGAGTCTCCTCAGGCACCAGTGTCAAAACCAAG GTCCATCATCTTCGAAAACCCCCATCCGATGATGTCTCCAACCACGAGCACAACGGTCATTCTTAATACTGTCAAAGAGGTGGCCAAAACCATCGACGTAGTCGTTTCAGAAAACACTGCAAAGGAGTTTCTTAATTTGTTGAGGGTCGTTAGAGTTAGCAGCAAGAATAATCTGTTGACTGCGTACAATCAGGTCAAAGGAGGAGTTG GTGTTGGAGATAAAGACTCAGCTAAGCGCATCTACTTGGACGCCCTTCTAAGAGCTGGTAGCGGAGAGGCCGTCGAAGCCCTTTTAGAGCTTTTGGACAAGAAACAACTGGACGAAATCGACTCGAAACTCGTACTTCTCAGCTTGAACGTGGTCAGGCATGCCACTGAAGGATCCTTAAAGGCAGCCACG CATTTACTGAACATTGCTCAACTGCCACGCGAAGCCTACCTAGGCATTGGGAACCTCGCAGGGCGCTTCTGCCAACAGCACAGTTGCGAGAACAACGCCGAACTGAAAGCTCTTACCGCCAAACTCCTGAGCAAAATCAGCCCCAAACTCACCACTAGGGAGCAGGAAAATGACGCAGTTTTTGCCCTAAAAGCTTTGGCTAATATCAAGCAGTTGAATGACGCTGTTATCGCCAAAGTGACAGCTCTGGCTCAGAACAAGAATCTCGCCAATAG AATTCGAGTTGCGGCTCTGGAAGCGTATTTGGCCGACTCGTGTAAAGAGAAATTGAGGAACAGCGCTCTCCTGATCTTGCAAGATTTCCAGCAAGACTCAGAAGTGAGAATAAAGGCCTATTTGGTTCTGGCTCAATGTCCAAATGCCAAGATTG GGAGTGCAGTGAAGACCCTCCTCACCAAAGAATCCAGCATCCAAGTAGGTGGCTTCATTTCTTCACACATCCGAGCCCTCCACGCTTCCGCCAACCCAGACAAAGCTCTCGCTAAACAATTCCTCGGCTTCAGCATCAAAAAAAGCTTCCCCATCGACCCCCGGAAATACTCCTTCAGTGGAGAATTCTCTTACTCCGTAGACTCCCTGGGGTTGGCCGCCTCCACCGAAGCCAACGTGATTTATTCCCAAAATTCCTGGTTACCCAGATCGACCAGTCTGAACTTGACCGCCGAAGTTTTCGGACACAATTTGaacttcttggaaattgaGACCAGGCAGGAGAATCTGGACCGATTGATCGAACACTACTTTGGACCGAAGGGAGCGTTAAGGCCAGCAGTTCTGCTCGATATTGTTAAAGAGGGAAAATTAACTTGTTCAAAAATAGCGGAATATATTCAGCGGAAGTTAGAAACGACATTGCAGAGAAGCAGAAGGGACGTTTCCAAGGCTGAGATCGACCATATTGCCAAGCAAGTACAAATTAAGACCAACGAGTTGAACAAAGATTTGGATTTGGATATCAGCTTAAAAGCTTTTGGATCGGAGGTATTGTTCTTAAACGTGAACCAGGAGTCCCGGTTGACGCCCGAAGCCATTATTGATGATATCATTGCCAAATTTAGCAAGGGATTGGATAAGCTGCAACGATTCGAG GAAACATACCGTCGCAACATGAACTTTCTCAACGCCGAACTCGACTACCCCACTTCACTCGGCTTCCCTCTCCGCTTGGCAGTAGAAGGTTCGGCCAACATTCAAATCAAAGCTGAGGGTAACATTGACTTGCGCGAGATCATTAACAACCCCGATAAGGGAGAATTCCGAGCTAAAATCATCCCCAGTGTGAATATCGAAGTGATCGGACGTCTCAGTTTGGACGCTTTGGTGGTCGAAAACGGCCTAAAAATCATTTCCAACTTGTACTCCTCCACTGGAACTGACTTGAAGGTCATCTGGGATAAAACTTCTGGTTTCGACCTGAGAGTGGGCCTTCCAGTTAAAGAACAAAAACTCGTTTCCGCCACTCACGAACTCGTCTTCGTCACCAGAGATCAGGGAGTGCGCGAGGAGGAGTCTCCACTCAAATTCACTCAAGTCAAAGACTTCTCCATCTGTCTGGATCAACTGAGTCCATTCATTGGATTAACTTTCTGCGCTGAAGTTAACGGGCCGAATTTAGAAGGAAATCAAATCCCGCTTCTTCCATTCCCGTTGGCTGGAGACTCTAAAATTGCAGTTACCATTGAGAATGATGATATTTTGGAGTACAGTTTTAGGAACTCGTATAAGCAATCTCATGTAGATTTCGTATTCGAGGCTATAGGAAACAACCAACAGAAGAAAGTTGTTCTGGATTTGCAAGCAGAGTCTGCTCCAGAGAGATACATTAAGGCTACGTTTAATGCTCCGGAAAAAACTGCTTTGGCTGAAGCCAGGATTGTGTCCACTAACGTGGAAAAATCGCTGGTGGTCAAG CTGAGCCTCGATCAAAACGAGTACTACGGCAAAGCTGGGATCTTGGTCTCGGGCACTCCTGAAAAGGCAGCTTACAAGCCGATCCTGGAATACAAAACTCCTCAAGGGCAACAACCCCTCCCCATTGCGATTGATGGTCAAGTGGTCGTGGAGCAAAGCAGACAAAGCATCAAATACAGCTTCCAAAACTTAAAGGTTGCCGACGCTCAAAACCAGGGCATCATCAATGGAAACTTGGGCAGAGACGCTGAAGGGGTTTATTTCGGCGACGTAACCCTCTCCAATGGGGTACAAAGTCTTGGGCTTCAAG GACGCTTGCAGCTTGTAACGGCGTTGAACCTAATGAAATCTATTAAGTTCAACGTTAAAGTCCAGAATAGCATCAACAAGAATGCAAACTTTAATCTGAAAGGAGAACTGAAGATGCAGCCATCGCACTACGATGCCACACTCCAGCTAATCCATGGAGCCGACCTAAACTCCAAAACAGCCATTTTGACCTTCACCACCAGCTTTGTGAACAAATTCAAAGACCCGACAGATTTCCGTTTTGAAACCAAGAACAGTCTTACCTACCCTCTTCTAGGGGTAAACGGAAAATTCGAATTGGAGCACACTCCCAAAACTCTGGATTACGACGTCAATCTCCAGTATGGAGAACTGAAGTTGGGTTCGGAGCTCGAAGCTAAAATCAACGAGAAGGCTATGGGCGATTTTGAAGTGGAGTTTGACCTTTGGGGGCTGGACAATAAATTGGAGATCAAATCCAAGAGAGAAGTCTTGCCTAATGAGGAAAGTAAAATTCATCACAGCCTAGAGTTAAACGGAAAGAAGTTTGAACTTGAGGGTAAGGTGACCCACAACATCAAGCCCCAAAACGTGGACGTGGGGGCCGAATTGACGGTGCACGTACCCTCGCAGGCAGCCCCCATCAAGGTCAGTGTGGCCCTAAGGATCAACCAAGAGGAAGTAGACACTCATGCTAAAATCACTTCTGGAAGTGAGCCTTTTCTGGACAGTTTTTTCAAGGCTAACCGCAAGGGAAGTGCTAATGGAAGTGTGAAAATCAACATCAAGGGCTATTTGACGGTCAGCGGGCAGCTCCACGCCAATGATGGAGTGGGCAATGGCGACGTTCTCATCGATATCCAAGGAGGAAAAAGACAAATCAAGGCTGACACTACATTCACCATTCAGCCCGTTCAAGTGTTCGATGTAACTGTCAATCTTTATCCCTCGTACCACAAAGATAAGAATTTGAAGATCCTTCTGAGCACTCAGAACAAAGTATCTGAGACAAGCTTGGATTCGAGGAACAAATTGAACATCGCCGGGTATCCTTTGGAGGTTAATGTTAAGGGGACTCGAATTGGAGGACAGAGCTCTCATAAAATTGATGGAGAACTGGAAATCACTCTGCCAG ACAGGTACTTCATCTCCAGAATCAACAACGAAAGACAACTCCAAAACGACCTAATCACAGATCAATCTCACGGCAGCTTAGAATACAGGAAGAACAAGAATGCTCCAGGCTACAAACTGACTTTCAAATCTTCATTAAAGGACACCAACATCAAAGAGGGAATCATTGATGCCGAGCTGAACTTATCTGCTGAAGATGGAAACGGCAAGAATATTATTTCAGACTTCTCCCTGAAGACTGACAAACGAGGGGAAGAGCATCAGTTGAGCTGGACAAACAAACATCACGGAAGTGTTCTGAACAAACCCTTGGAACTTCACATAATGAGCAAATGCAAAAAAGGATTGACGACTCAGTATGAGGTGCGCGTCAGCCATGGATCCGCGAATACTTTGAACGTGAAAGGAAGCCACGACTTGAATTCGGAGACTAAGCGGGGAAGTTTGATGGTCCAACTGGCGACAGTTGCAGAGAGCCTCAAGACATTGAGCGTTGATTTGAGCGGCACCTTAGTTAATGTGAAATCTGATCTGCCCTTCCAAATTCAAGGGCAAGTCAATGCGCAAGCAACCAACTCCAAAGGTAGCATACTAGACTTAAAATCTGGCGGAAATGTACATATTGGCCTTGTGACCGGCGCAGTAAAGGGCAATTTCGCAATCAACCAAGTCGATCCAATTGCAGTGGAAGCAAGTTACAATGTAAAAGAACAACAACGTGGAGTCTCAGGGACTGCAACAGTCACCTATGGAAAAGGGCAGACCCTAAAAGGAGATTTTTCATTAGAGCGCTCGCCTAACCACCAATACAAGATAATCGCAGGTCTGCAAACGCCCTTCGAAGGGTACAAAACCAGTAAATTTGAGGTGAACACCAGGGCGACTAAGGACTACAAGCAAATCGCTTCGACCGTGGACTTAGCCGTGGACAGTAAGAACTGGAAGATTGAAAATGAGGTGGAATTGAGCGATTTGAGCCCGGTGATTAACATCAAATTAACCGGATCGGACGGGAAATTGAGGCAATTCTATGCTAAGGGCAACAGGATTAGCGATAAACATTTCGGTG ctgaggtgaaaattgtaaatgaGGAAAAGGCCTTCCTCCTGGACGGTTCGATCGACATCAACGTGGAAAACCTTCAAAAGATCATCGTAAAAGGGCAACTCCACTCTCCCACCctcaacttcaacaagatcaCTTTGGATGCTCACAGCAGTGGAGAAAGCAATGCTCAGAAAATCATCATCTCCATCAAGGCTGCTGGAAAGAATTACATTTCTGGCACATGGTCTTATGCAGCCAAAGACGAGAACGGCAAATACATTGTGGATGGAAGCGGAAGTCTGAAAGTGAAGGAGGAATCCAGGACTGGGCACTTTAAGTACATTTTCGACAAGTTGGAGCAGGCCAAAGACCAGGAAGAGGGAGTAAGGATTTCCTTTGATGCCACCTTGGGAGAAAGAGCTCTGGATACGGAGTTCAAGGTTACCAACAAGCACTTTAAGGTGCAGGGATCGTACTGCGAACAGAAGAAGGAGTGCGCTTACGTGGAGATCGAGAACAAAGTCGATGCAAATG ACGCCGAAAACTTCAACCAAATATTGGAGATCAACCTAGATCTGCGCAAATTGGGGCTCCTGCACGAGTTCGGTCTCAAAGCTGTAACAGTGAGGAAGGGATGGTTGATTGACCACACCGTGGATGCCCATTTCCAGAACCAAGAAAACAGCAAATACCAATACAGCTTCTATCTGCATCCAAAGGACGTTGCTGTTAGCTTGACCACTCCCAAGAGAATCGTGGCTTTGGAGGGCAAAATCGTTCCCCTTAAGAATTTCAGAGAGGGCGGTATCTCTAGCGGGGAACTCTCCTTCTATTTGGACAAACGTAATCAAGCGAACAAGAAGACCGCTGTTACTTGGCTGCTAGATGTGGACAATAAAGGAAAAGTCAAGGGAGAAGTTAAGCTTTCTCATCCAGGTCTGCGCAAGTCCCTCCTGGGCTCTTTTACAGCTATCAGGGATGGCAACCCTTTCAATGGAAAACTGGACATTTCTGTGGAATTAGACGTCTTCGCCCACGACAATCAGAAGCTGGTTCTATCTGTGAAAAAGGCTGTCACTCTTGAATTGGACTCGAAGGCAAAGGGATTGTCCTCCATCACATATTCCCTTCAGAGCAAAGGACTTGGTGTTGACATTCAAGGATCCGAGGTGATTTCTGGAGACAAAGTCAAGAAG GAATTCAGCTATGAGAACAAGTTCATCGTTAACGTGGGCCAAGCAAAGTTCGAGAATGTTATCTCTCACAAATGGTCCCCGCAAGAGATTTCTGGATTGATCAAGCTTTCCAACACCGTCATTCTCAAGGGCATTCACAAAATTCTGATCACGGAAAACGACCAAACCATCGAATCTGAAGTTTCCTCCTACGACAATACTCCTTTGGTCGGCAGGCTGGAAATCAAGAACTATAACACTTTGACATACACAGTTTGGGTGAAGA ACGAACCCAACAAGAAGCTCCTCCTTAACGCCGGGCTCATCCCTGGCCAAGTAGCGGACATCCGTGCAGACAGACAAAATGGAGGCTCTAAAATCAACCTCTTCTACGCAACGCTCAAGCTAGACGAAGCCAACTTTTTGAAATCCGAACACAAAGTCGATTCCAAAGCTATTCAAGACGTACTGAAGAGCCTCAAAGACCGCTCTGTTACGTTTTTAGGTGGTTTGAACGGCGTCGGCAAAGATTGGACCGAAGAGGTCAAGACGAAGGTCCAAGGAATTGGAGAG ACGGCGAAAAAGGCGATCCCCAACTTGCAACCCATCAAACAATACTACAGCCAAGAACTACAGAAAATCAAGGAAGAAATCCTGAGCGATAAGAGCATTCAGGCCTTAGGAGAAGCAATACGTCAAGTGGTAGGCTCGACCATTACGGCTATCACCACACTCTTCGAAAAGCTCAGTCAGCAAATCGAAGAGGCCACCGTGGTGCTCcagaagagtttccaggaggTCATCGACGCCATTGAAAAGAAGCTCATCCCGCAGCTCAAAGAACTGGGTTCTAAAGTACTGAAGGGAGTGAACGAAGCTGTGCAAATGGTCCTGAGTATCACTCTGGGTGTTGTGGCAAAAGCGTCTGAAATTCTGGAGAAATACCAGCCGGAATTGCAGGAATTGGCCACCACTTTGGGAGAATTATTCCAGGATCTTGGAAAGCTAGTATACAAAGTGTATGATAACTCGTATGAGAATGTTAAAGAAGTCACGACCAGGATAATCAATGAGGCCAAGGCTTCACCTTATTTGGATAGATTGAAGAGTGAATACAATCAG TTCATCAAGCAGAACTTGCCAAGTAGTGAAGCACTTATCAGCTCATTAAGGGAAATTTTCAACACGATCAAAGACGTCATTTCACCAGAATTCATTATCAAAGAAGATGTCGGACTTCTTTTGGACTCCATTGCCAACTACGCAGAGCAG AAACTTCAAAACAAAGATGTGGACGACTTGGCAGCCTTAGAAAACATAGCTCAGAGAATAGCAGTGATCGTCAAGAAATTGGTCAGTTTGGTCACCACGGAGGGCGGTCACCGCATTCCCGGAGGCCGACTGGACACCAACAGTATTCTGCCTTTGAGCTATCTGAAAAACCTTCCACGCCTTGTTGCAATCAAATTTTCGCCTGTTCACTACCTCTTCGATCAAGAGGTGACCACTGAAGTTGGAAAACTATTGTTGACTCTAGTGAACAAGCCCAAGAACTTAATCCCACCATTCCCAT tGTTCGGTTTGGTCGCCCAAGGAACGCACGTCTTTACTTTCGACGGCAAACACATCACATTCCCTGGAAAATGCAACTACTTGTTAGCAAGGGATGCAGTTAATGGTAACTTCACAGTGGCTGGATCTTACAAGGATGGTCATTTGACTTCCATAACTTTATCTGACGAAAGTGGATCTGTTACATTGTTGCAAGGAGGAAAGGTTAAGGCCAATGATA AGATTGTCGATCTACCACGCCGCGAACCAACCTTGGCAGCTTACCGAAATTACGAAGTCATCACCCTCTTCACCACTGCGGGAGTTTTGATTGAATGTCCACCAGACCTGATTGGTTGTGCGGTGAAGGTATCCGGCTTCTACCACGGTCAAATTAGAGGTCTTCTCGGTAACGGAAACAACGAACCTTTTGACGATTTCACCATCCCCAATGGAAGGATCGTTACTGCTGAAGCACAATTTATCAACGCCTACAAACTCGCCACTTCCTGTGCTGACGTTACTACAGCTAAACAGGATGAG GTAAAAGAAAACTCGTCTTGCAAAAAACTCTTCAGTTGGGAATCATCGCTTAGATTGTGCTATCCCTTCGTCCCAGTAGAAAACTTCAAAACTGCTTGCGCCCTTGGTCTGGCTGCTAATGTGAAAGATACTGAACAGGCAATTGCTAAAGCTTATGTGACTGCCTGTCAAAACAGGAATATTCCAGTTCATGTGCCGGATAACTTAG TTCAATGCACCAACGGGGATAAGCCCTACAATGTGGGAGACCAGTTCAGCGTGAAACTACCTGGCAAGTCTGCCGATATTGTCATCATCGTTGAAACCACCTCAGGAAATCAGAAACTCTACGAAAAACTAGGAACCATGCTTATTACCGAAATTTCTGCCGACTTACGCAGCAAGGGAGTAAA GGACATTGAGTACCATTTGATAACTTACGGTGGCCAGAACCAATGGCCCAGTCACGTGACCGTGAACGGAAAACTGACCTTTACCGGCAAGCCCCCAGCTCTGAAATTCAGCGAAGAACCTCCAAATATATACGATACCAAAGCCATCTCAAATCCACGG gtCAAGGAATTCGCAGAAGAATTGAAGACCGTTGTACATGATCTAAGTCTGGCCACCGGGTTGAATCTGAAGACTGAAACCTACAACGACGCCTACCACTATCACTTCAGGGCTAATTCGTTGAAATCCATTATCGTGCTCAACGAGGGCCCCTGCGAAGTGGGCAAATTCTATGCG TTGCAAAAGGCATTGGCGTACACGTTTACTAACCGTCAAATTGCCCTTAACCTCTTCACTGCTTTGCCCAGTCTGTCAATGAAGGACTCGAAGAAAACCAAAGACGTCATAGGGTTCAACACTCAGAACGTGTTCGCTCTATCTCAAGCTAAGAAGCATCCAAAAGGTAGTACTGAGATGCATCGGGATCTGAGCTATGACGATTACTGTGTCGACTTTACTTTGCAC AACCGTGGAACCACTTTCGTAAACGAAAACTTCCTGACTCTGAAGGACGCTGATCAAAAGCAATTCGCACAGGTAGCGGCCTTAAACATCGTCGATGAGTTGATCACCATAGAACAAGGACTGGATTGCGAATGCAAGTTTATTAATCCTTGGACCGCCGTTAATACCTGCAAGGAAGCTTACAGCAAAGACAGACCTTCg aaaaaagtCTAA